The Anaerolineae bacterium genome includes a region encoding these proteins:
- the cydD gene encoding thiol reductant ABC exporter subunit CydD, with amino-acid sequence MNLDRRLLRLLRGERPRLALTVGLGVLGGVLLVLQARVLSRAIAGVFLGGQTLVEVTPLLLALAGLALARAGVAWLSVSAADALAGRIKQALRSALYSHLLALGPAYTGGERSGELVAAALQGVEELDAYFRDYLPALVLAALVPLTFLAFILPLEPLSGLVLLLTAPLIPFFMVLIGALARGVTRRQWQTLSRMSAHFLDALQGLTTLKLFGRSRRQVEVIASISDRWRATTLGVLRVAFLSALTLELIATLSTAIVAVEIGVRLLYGLLDFEGALFVLVLAPEYYLPLRTLGVRFHAGISGVTAAVRIFDILETPAVASAPSLTVPSRSVPQRMCIAFNDIRYAYDGGRRVALDGVTFMVEPGQQVALVGPSGAGKSTIAALLLRFIAPDSGTITVDGVPLAAIAADVWRARLAWVPQQPYLFNTSILENIRLGRPGATPDEVIFAARQAGADDFICALPDGYATVIGERGARLSGGQAQRIALARAFLRDAPLLILDEPTAHLDAESEALVEEAIGRLLRGRTALIIAHRLHTVARADRIIVLDEGRVIESGSHAELRAAGGLYSRLLAAYDPQLLAG; translated from the coding sequence ATGAATCTCGACAGGCGGTTGCTCAGGTTGCTGCGCGGGGAGCGTCCCCGGCTGGCGCTGACGGTTGGCCTCGGTGTGCTGGGTGGGGTGCTGCTGGTGCTGCAGGCTCGCGTACTCAGCCGGGCCATCGCCGGGGTCTTCCTGGGCGGGCAGACGCTGGTCGAGGTGACGCCACTGTTGCTGGCGCTGGCCGGCCTGGCGCTGGCGCGGGCGGGGGTTGCCTGGCTGAGCGTGTCCGCTGCTGATGCGCTGGCCGGGCGGATCAAACAGGCCCTGCGCTCGGCACTGTACAGCCACCTGCTGGCGCTTGGCCCGGCCTATACGGGCGGCGAACGCAGCGGCGAACTGGTTGCCGCCGCCCTGCAGGGCGTGGAGGAACTGGATGCTTATTTCCGCGACTATCTGCCGGCGCTGGTCCTGGCCGCGCTGGTCCCGCTGACCTTCCTCGCTTTTATCCTGCCGCTGGAGCCGCTTTCGGGGCTGGTGTTGCTGCTCACCGCGCCGCTGATCCCGTTCTTTATGGTGCTGATCGGGGCGCTGGCGCGGGGAGTCACCCGCCGCCAGTGGCAGACGCTCAGCCGGATGAGCGCCCACTTCCTGGACGCCCTGCAGGGTCTGACGACGCTCAAGCTGTTCGGGCGCAGCCGCCGCCAGGTTGAGGTCATCGCCAGCATTAGCGATCGCTGGCGGGCGACCACGCTGGGCGTGCTGCGGGTGGCTTTTCTTTCCGCGCTGACTCTGGAGCTAATTGCCACGCTCAGCACGGCAATTGTGGCGGTGGAGATCGGCGTGCGGCTGCTGTACGGCCTGCTCGATTTCGAGGGGGCGCTGTTTGTGCTGGTGCTGGCTCCGGAATACTACCTGCCGCTGCGGACACTGGGCGTGCGCTTCCACGCCGGGATCAGCGGTGTAACGGCAGCGGTGCGCATCTTCGACATCCTGGAAACACCGGCAGTCGCATCGGCCCCCTCCTTGACTGTGCCCTCCCGCTCCGTCCCTCAGCGGATGTGCATCGCCTTCAACGATATCCGCTACGCCTATGATGGCGGGCGGCGCGTCGCCCTGGACGGCGTCACCTTCATGGTGGAGCCGGGCCAGCAGGTGGCGCTGGTCGGGCCGTCTGGCGCGGGCAAGAGCACGATCGCTGCACTGCTGCTGCGCTTCATCGCGCCCGATTCCGGGACAATCACGGTCGATGGCGTCCCGCTGGCGGCCATCGCCGCGGATGTCTGGCGGGCGCGGCTGGCCTGGGTTCCCCAGCAGCCGTACCTGTTCAACACCAGCATTCTGGAGAATATCCGCCTGGGTCGCCCCGGAGCCACGCCGGACGAAGTCATTTTCGCTGCCCGACAGGCTGGCGCCGATGACTTCATCTGCGCCCTGCCGGACGGCTACGCGACCGTGATCGGGGAACGCGGGGCGCGCCTTTCCGGCGGGCAGGCGCAGCGGATCGCCCTGGCCCGCGCCTTCCTGCGCGATGCGCCGCTGCTGATCCTGGATGAGCCAACTGCTCACCTGGACGCTGAGAGCGAGGCGCTGGTGGAGGAGGCGATCGGGCGGCTGCTGCGCGGGCGTACGGCGCTGATCATCGCCCACCGCCTGCACACGGTTGCCCGCGCCGATCGGATCATCGTTCTCGATGAGGGGCGTGTGATCGAGAGCGGCTCTCATGCGGAATTGCGGGCGGCGGGTGGGTTGTACAGCCGGTTGCTGGCGGCCTACGATCCCCAGCTATTGGCTGGCTGA
- a CDS encoding phospholipid carrier-dependent glycosyltransferase: MALLRKNGYGAKLAFVVLLLLFAAGLRIPGITYGQPDPAYFPSYARNQTLSPNSAFHPDEFHQVSKPLQMLLRRQLHPQFFENPNFLINLNFVTYWLTNAEDGLTLADRENIDGTDQDIGAREYAPFRLYVQTRYFSALGGLLAVAGAFALGKQLSGHPFGGAIAGLLTAVSLPMVQHAHYATTSSLAAGFAAVSAWAALATLRENQGQRGLLVLSGIMAGLAAGCRYNAAAVSLVLFFVGCVLLYRNPSRAMLRQVLLGWLLFPVSFVLTTPYLLRDPAMFLHDFQYISNQYVADGATGVSKWVGLFYEYRYLVVFGVGIPATVLGVLGVAIAFFRPRVSRQGNSTALPMLLLLGFIVPYSYVVLRTVRPNMAEQMLVPIIPVFAALSGLGAVQLRTWLPGPAQVRGGLIAAAIVAMPLVYTLPALQLFHTDTRDLMTAWITEHVPPGTTIHLNGSYNVALDPAYFPQTQNYYGSYPTPEELRASGVDLVLLSDALLYDDLLNPLITPSQKEFIRDYLALWDNLPVLARVERPVWPGSDQFMNSMRIWHSPTLTLYCLDEAACAAMR, encoded by the coding sequence ATGGCCCTGCTGAGGAAAAACGGATACGGTGCCAAGCTGGCCTTTGTGGTCCTGCTGCTGCTCTTTGCCGCCGGGCTACGGATTCCTGGAATCACCTACGGGCAACCGGATCCGGCGTACTTCCCGTCCTATGCCAGGAACCAGACGCTTAGCCCCAACAGTGCTTTCCATCCAGATGAATTTCATCAGGTGAGTAAGCCGCTTCAAATGTTGCTGCGGCGACAACTACACCCGCAGTTTTTCGAGAATCCCAATTTTCTGATCAATCTCAACTTCGTAACGTACTGGCTGACCAACGCGGAAGATGGGCTTACGCTTGCCGATCGGGAGAACATTGACGGCACAGATCAGGACATTGGCGCGCGGGAATACGCCCCCTTCCGGCTGTATGTTCAAACACGCTATTTCTCAGCGCTGGGCGGGTTACTGGCGGTGGCGGGTGCATTCGCGCTGGGGAAGCAACTGAGCGGCCATCCCTTCGGGGGAGCAATAGCCGGGCTATTGACAGCGGTCTCATTGCCGATGGTGCAGCATGCGCATTATGCCACGACCAGCAGTCTGGCCGCAGGATTTGCGGCAGTAAGTGCATGGGCGGCCCTTGCAACGCTACGGGAGAATCAAGGGCAGCGCGGCCTGCTGGTACTCAGTGGGATTATGGCCGGGCTGGCAGCAGGCTGTCGGTACAATGCGGCGGCGGTGTCACTTGTGTTGTTCTTTGTGGGGTGTGTGTTGCTATACCGTAACCCATCAAGAGCCATGCTCCGTCAAGTGTTACTGGGATGGTTGTTGTTCCCGGTGAGTTTCGTGCTGACCACCCCTTACCTGCTGCGTGATCCAGCAATGTTCTTGCACGATTTTCAATATATCAGCAATCAGTACGTGGCCGATGGCGCTACGGGAGTATCGAAATGGGTGGGACTGTTTTATGAATACCGGTATCTGGTCGTATTTGGCGTAGGTATTCCGGCGACCGTATTGGGTGTACTCGGCGTCGCTATAGCATTCTTTCGCCCGCGCGTATCCCGGCAGGGAAACTCCACGGCTTTACCCATGTTGTTGTTGCTGGGGTTCATTGTGCCTTACAGTTATGTGGTCCTGCGGACGGTTCGCCCCAATATGGCGGAACAAATGCTGGTACCGATAATCCCGGTGTTTGCTGCCCTGAGTGGGTTGGGGGCAGTGCAGCTACGCACATGGTTACCCGGCCCCGCCCAGGTGCGGGGCGGGCTGATCGCAGCAGCTATCGTGGCCATGCCGCTGGTCTATACATTGCCTGCTCTTCAGTTGTTCCACACAGATACCCGCGATCTCATGACCGCCTGGATCACAGAACATGTCCCCCCTGGAACAACTATTCATCTGAATGGGTCATACAATGTTGCGCTGGACCCGGCCTACTTCCCGCAAACGCAGAACTATTACGGGTCATACCCTACGCCGGAGGAACTCCGTGCTTCCGGCGTAGACCTGGTGCTATTGTCGGATGCGCTGCTTTACGATGATCTTCTGAATCCGCTGATCACACCCAGTCAGAAAGAGTTCATACGTGACTATCTGGCACTCTGGGATAATCTGCCAGTGTTGGCACGGGTAGAGCGGCCCGTCTGGCCGGGTTCCGACCAGTTCATGAATAGCATGCGCATCTGGCACAGTCCAACGCTGACCCTGTACTGTTTGGATGAAGCGGCCTGTGCCGCCATGCGCTGA
- a CDS encoding glycosyltransferase family 2 protein, with translation MRLSIAIVSYNTAPLLVRCLESITRYAADLEPEIIVVDNGSMDDSVALVQARYPAARLILPGRNTFYSAGNNLAIRAAQGDAILVLNPDTELHPGALQALAAYLEANPACGLATARQVWTDGRTTLPICSRFNTYADLWLGATFAGALLPVWREARRARMWYADWNRLSDREVDVAPGSCMLLRRAALEMVGLFDEAMPMYFSDDDLCWRLKARGYTVQYLAGAVITHAERATTRHISRRARQMYYADLAVYARKHFGRLRAAPLIAAAGLTRHLLDRREAQPGLRAT, from the coding sequence GTGAGACTCTCGATCGCCATTGTCAGCTACAACACCGCCCCCCTGCTGGTGCGCTGCCTGGAGTCCATTACCCGCTACGCCGCCGACCTGGAGCCTGAGATCATCGTGGTCGATAACGGCAGTATGGATGACTCGGTGGCTCTGGTCCAGGCGCGCTACCCGGCGGCCCGACTGATCCTGCCAGGCCGCAATACCTTTTACAGCGCGGGCAACAACCTGGCCATCCGCGCCGCACAGGGCGATGCGATCCTGGTGTTGAACCCGGATACCGAATTGCATCCCGGCGCGTTGCAGGCGCTGGCGGCCTATCTGGAGGCTAATCCTGCCTGCGGGCTGGCGACGGCTCGTCAGGTCTGGACGGATGGACGGACGACACTGCCGATCTGCTCCCGCTTCAACACCTATGCTGACCTGTGGCTGGGGGCGACCTTCGCGGGGGCGCTGCTGCCCGTCTGGCGGGAAGCGCGGCGTGCCCGGATGTGGTACGCGGACTGGAATCGTCTGAGCGATCGGGAGGTCGACGTAGCCCCCGGTTCATGCATGCTGCTGCGCCGCGCCGCGCTGGAGATGGTTGGCCTTTTCGATGAGGCTATGCCGATGTACTTCAGCGACGATGACCTGTGCTGGCGGCTAAAGGCAAGGGGGTATACGGTGCAGTATCTGGCCGGGGCGGTCATCACCCACGCTGAGCGGGCCACCACCCGCCACATCAGCCGTCGTGCCCGGCAGATGTATTATGCAGACCTGGCCGTCTATGCCCGCAAGCACTTTGGCCGGTTGCGCGCTGCGCCCCTGATCGCCGCTGCCGGGCTAACCCGCCACCTGCTTGACCGCCGGGAGGCTCAGCCGGGGTTGCGGGCGACGTAG
- a CDS encoding methyltransferase domain-containing protein, whose translation MTAVPKYHRDALYDPATAHPDEAHSILMRLIPRGSCVLELGCSSGYLSGYMEAALGCRVTGLEIDPAAVAIAAGRCSEVYTVDLDVPGALAVAGASGPYDVLLAAAVLEHLRQPERVLAEARTLLKPGARVIVSLPNIAHWRYRLLLLLGRFDYTDYGVLDRTHCHLYTVRTGRALLEQQGYPVEALYITGSGLQTLLNALARRRGRPLAAPVLPGLLATELIYVARNPG comes from the coding sequence ATGACCGCCGTGCCGAAGTATCACCGGGATGCCCTTTACGACCCGGCAACCGCCCACCCTGATGAAGCGCACAGCATCCTGATGCGCCTGATCCCGCGTGGGAGCTGCGTGCTGGAGCTGGGCTGTTCCTCCGGCTACCTGTCTGGATACATGGAAGCGGCGCTGGGCTGCCGTGTGACCGGCCTGGAGATCGATCCGGCAGCGGTGGCCATCGCTGCCGGGCGGTGCAGTGAGGTGTATACAGTCGATCTGGATGTGCCGGGGGCGCTGGCGGTGGCCGGGGCCAGTGGGCCGTATGACGTGCTGCTGGCGGCGGCGGTGCTGGAGCACCTCAGGCAACCGGAGCGGGTGCTGGCGGAGGCGCGGACGCTGCTGAAGCCAGGCGCGCGCGTGATCGTCTCGCTTCCCAACATTGCCCACTGGCGCTACCGGCTGTTGTTGCTGCTGGGCCGCTTCGATTACACTGACTACGGGGTGCTGGATCGCACCCACTGCCACCTGTACACGGTCCGCACCGGGCGGGCGCTGCTGGAACAGCAGGGCTACCCGGTGGAGGCGCTGTACATCACCGGCAGCGGTCTGCAGACTCTGCTCAATGCCCTGGCTCGGCGGCGGGGACGTCCATTAGCCGCGCCAGTGCTGCCCGGCCTGCTCGCTACCGAACTGATCTACGTCGCCCGCAACCCCGGCTGA
- a CDS encoding methyltransferase domain-containing protein: MTHLKPILRRFPPYLWLANRYRGLRRLLAYPETARVGVTSYDDYWDAKAGSGLGKLSPFRRARAEALARVIPPGSKVLDLGVGDGAILKYLVEQLGIDAHGVDISPKAVEYCRSIGLDVTLADIKQPVSTFIDTDYDCILMSEILEHIPDPEALLNDLRHRARMLIVSVPNTGYHQHRLRLLLGRFPLQWVVTPGEHLRFWTVADFRWWAAQLGFRITQQIAYQGTPILRDVWPNLFGEAMIYVLEDARQEPPAP; this comes from the coding sequence ATGACTCACCTCAAGCCGATCCTGCGCCGCTTTCCGCCCTACCTGTGGCTGGCCAACCGCTACCGGGGTCTGCGCCGCCTGCTGGCCTACCCGGAAACAGCCCGCGTCGGCGTGACCAGTTACGACGACTACTGGGACGCCAAGGCAGGGAGCGGCCTGGGCAAGCTCTCGCCCTTTCGCCGGGCGCGGGCGGAGGCGCTGGCCCGTGTCATCCCGCCCGGCAGCAAGGTGCTCGACCTGGGCGTGGGCGACGGCGCGATCCTTAAGTATCTGGTCGAGCAACTTGGCATTGACGCGCACGGCGTAGATATCTCCCCGAAAGCGGTCGAGTATTGCCGATCGATCGGGCTGGATGTGACGCTGGCAGATATCAAACAGCCGGTCAGCACTTTTATCGACACCGACTACGACTGCATCCTCATGAGCGAAATTCTGGAGCACATCCCCGACCCGGAGGCGCTGTTGAACGATCTGCGCCACCGTGCCCGGATGTTGATCGTTAGCGTGCCGAACACCGGTTACCACCAGCACCGGCTGCGTCTGCTGCTGGGCCGCTTTCCACTGCAATGGGTAGTGACACCCGGTGAGCACCTGCGGTTCTGGACGGTGGCGGACTTCCGCTGGTGGGCGGCGCAACTCGGCTTCCGCATCACGCAGCAGATCGCCTACCAGGGCACGCCCATTCTGCGCGATGTGTGGCCCAACCTGTTCGGGGAAGCGATGATCTATGTGCTGGAAGATGCCCGCCAGGAGCCGCCCGCACCATGA
- a CDS encoding flavodoxin yields MSKRVLVAYASKTGATAEVAEFMGKVLREAGAEVDVVPIKNVRDLDGYDLAFVGSAIRVGQWLKEAVSFVEAHKDALSQRPTAFFTVCLTLHEDTPENRQTVHAYLDPVRAIFTPQAEGFFAGRMLPARLGLLEKMMMRMMKPPEGDFRDWDAIRAWTGETYAQLAG; encoded by the coding sequence ATGAGCAAGCGAGTCCTGGTCGCCTATGCCAGCAAGACCGGCGCCACGGCTGAGGTGGCCGAATTCATGGGCAAGGTGTTGCGGGAAGCAGGCGCTGAAGTGGACGTAGTGCCGATCAAGAACGTGCGCGACCTGGACGGCTATGATCTGGCCTTTGTCGGTAGCGCCATCCGTGTTGGCCAGTGGCTCAAGGAAGCGGTGTCCTTTGTGGAAGCGCACAAAGACGCGCTGAGCCAGCGCCCAACCGCGTTCTTCACCGTGTGCCTGACCTTACATGAGGACACACCGGAAAACCGCCAGACCGTGCATGCCTATCTCGACCCTGTGCGGGCCATCTTCACCCCGCAGGCGGAAGGATTCTTCGCCGGGAGGATGCTGCCGGCGCGGTTGGGCCTGCTGGAGAAGATGATGATGCGCATGATGAAACCGCCGGAGGGCGACTTCCGCGACTGGGATGCGATCCGGGCCTGGACGGGGGAAACCTATGCGCAGCTGGCCGGGTGA
- a CDS encoding histidine phosphatase family protein, translating into MTTIYFVRHGEVHNPQHILYGRLPRYRLSQRGLEQAAAAAAYLQDRPLTAVISSPRLRARQTAAIIARPHGLPLRLSTLVDEVRSPHQGRATADLEAEGWRLYADLPPGYETPEDVLRRVLRLIGRLRAAYPGQEVAVVTHGDIVLAVQFWVAGIPFTDDTKNRAAYPATASITTLAFVDGARLPALSYLRPY; encoded by the coding sequence ATGACTACCATCTATTTTGTTCGCCATGGCGAGGTGCATAACCCGCAGCACATTCTTTACGGGCGGCTGCCGCGTTACCGGCTGAGCCAGCGGGGTCTTGAGCAGGCCGCCGCCGCCGCGGCGTACCTGCAGGATCGCCCGCTGACTGCTGTGATCAGCAGCCCGCGCCTGCGCGCCCGGCAGACGGCTGCCATCATCGCCCGCCCGCACGGGCTACCGTTGCGCCTTTCCACGCTGGTGGATGAAGTGCGCAGCCCGCATCAGGGTCGCGCCACCGCCGATCTGGAGGCCGAGGGCTGGCGGCTCTACGCCGATCTGCCGCCCGGCTATGAGACGCCGGAGGATGTCCTCAGGCGCGTCCTGCGCCTGATCGGACGGCTGCGGGCGGCTTACCCTGGCCAGGAGGTAGCAGTGGTCACCCACGGCGACATTGTGCTGGCCGTGCAGTTCTGGGTGGCCGGCATCCCCTTCACCGATGACACCAAGAATCGCGCCGCCTATCCCGCCACCGCGTCAATCACCACGCTGGCCTTTGTCGATGGCGCGCGCCTGCCAGCACTGAGCTACCTGCGACCGTATTGA
- a CDS encoding cysteine--tRNA ligase, with protein sequence MTLRIFNVLGREKQEFVPVEPGKVNMYVCGPTVQDYAHVGHAKTYINFDMVVRWLRYSGWDVLYVQNITDVGHLLDSGEDRILKKARQLAARPMQIVEYYTREYFADMDALGVTRPDISPRASGHIPEQIAMIQRLIDKGHAYVVDGNVYFDVRSYPEYGKLSNRRLEDQEAGAREDVRDEKRHPEDFALWKRAEPEHILRWDSPWGVGFPGWHIECSAMAGKYLGTTFDIHGGGVDNIFPHNECEIAQSECAHDAPFARYWMLTGSLQVPDEDGVPVKMSKSLGNFYTIKDALKKWRPEAIRLFMFTSHYSNPIVFSEEALDSAVRGWERLYGAARLTRAMMAAAPEGDAGNAILAEVARARADFAAALDDDFNAPLALSVLQTFTREVYTLLNSGTAIGRGVLEQIDAVYRDLGGKVLGIIPERDAASANAEREAGLINLLVALRTEARARKDWATSDRIRNELAALGITLEDRPEGTLWKVS encoded by the coding sequence ATGACACTGCGAATCTTCAACGTGCTTGGCCGGGAAAAACAGGAATTTGTGCCCGTGGAGCCGGGCAAAGTCAACATGTACGTGTGCGGTCCAACCGTCCAGGACTACGCGCATGTGGGCCACGCCAAGACTTACATCAACTTCGACATGGTGGTACGCTGGCTGCGCTACAGCGGCTGGGACGTGCTCTACGTGCAGAATATCACCGATGTCGGCCATCTGCTGGATAGCGGCGAGGACCGCATCCTCAAGAAAGCCCGCCAGCTGGCCGCCCGGCCCATGCAGATCGTGGAGTACTACACCCGCGAATACTTCGCCGATATGGACGCCCTGGGCGTCACGCGCCCGGACATCAGCCCGCGGGCCAGCGGGCACATTCCGGAGCAGATCGCCATGATCCAGCGCCTGATCGACAAAGGCCATGCCTATGTCGTGGATGGCAATGTCTACTTTGATGTGCGTTCGTACCCGGAATACGGCAAGCTCTCCAACCGCCGCCTGGAAGATCAGGAGGCGGGCGCCCGCGAGGATGTGCGCGATGAAAAGCGCCATCCGGAAGACTTTGCCCTGTGGAAGCGGGCTGAACCAGAGCATATCCTGCGCTGGGATAGCCCGTGGGGAGTGGGCTTCCCCGGCTGGCATATCGAGTGCTCGGCCATGGCAGGCAAGTACCTGGGCACCACCTTTGATATTCACGGTGGCGGCGTCGATAACATCTTCCCGCACAACGAGTGCGAGATCGCCCAGAGCGAATGCGCCCATGACGCGCCCTTCGCCCGCTACTGGATGCTGACCGGCAGCCTGCAGGTGCCGGATGAGGACGGCGTCCCGGTTAAGATGTCCAAGAGCCTGGGCAACTTCTACACGATCAAAGATGCGCTGAAAAAGTGGCGGCCCGAAGCGATCCGCCTGTTCATGTTTACCTCGCATTACTCCAACCCGATCGTTTTCAGCGAGGAAGCGCTGGATAGCGCGGTCAGGGGCTGGGAACGGCTCTATGGCGCGGCCCGGCTAACCCGCGCCATGATGGCCGCCGCGCCGGAAGGCGATGCCGGAAACGCAATTCTGGCCGAGGTAGCGCGGGCGCGGGCCGATTTTGCCGCCGCCCTGGATGACGACTTCAACGCCCCGCTGGCCCTCAGTGTCCTGCAGACTTTCACCCGCGAGGTCTACACCCTGCTGAACAGCGGGACGGCGATCGGGCGGGGTGTGCTGGAGCAGATCGACGCGGTGTACCGCGACCTGGGCGGCAAGGTCCTGGGCATCATTCCTGAACGCGATGCGGCCAGCGCCAACGCTGAGCGCGAAGCCGGGCTGATTAACCTGCTGGTGGCCCTGCGTACAGAGGCCCGTGCCCGCAAGGACTGGGCGACTTCCGACCGCATTCGTAACGAGCTGGCCGCGCTGGGAATCACCCTGGAGGATCGGCCAGAAGGTACACTGTGGAAGGTGAGCTAG
- a CDS encoding histidine phosphatase family protein: MTVIHFVRHGQVHNPAQLLYGRLPRFPLSATGRVQAEAAARVLQARPLAAVFSSPRLRAVQTARIIAGQHPDLRVRISRLLDETHTPHEGRPLAELEASGWDMFTDIPPHYEQPEDIFNRAQRFIRRVRRRFPQGEVVAVTHGELLLWMHLWVRGLPFTLETQFLINPFPETASITTLTFTDGVEVPTLTYCRPY; the protein is encoded by the coding sequence ATGACCGTCATCCATTTTGTCCGGCATGGTCAGGTACACAACCCGGCGCAGCTGCTTTATGGGCGGCTGCCCCGCTTCCCGCTCAGTGCAACGGGCCGGGTGCAGGCGGAGGCCGCCGCCAGAGTCCTGCAGGCGCGCCCGCTGGCGGCTGTCTTCAGCAGCCCGCGTCTGCGCGCCGTCCAGACAGCCCGGATCATCGCCGGTCAGCATCCCGATTTGCGCGTGCGCATCTCCCGCCTGCTGGATGAGACGCATACCCCCCATGAAGGCCGCCCGCTGGCCGAGCTCGAAGCTAGCGGCTGGGATATGTTCACGGATATCCCGCCCCATTACGAACAGCCGGAAGACATCTTTAACCGGGCGCAGCGCTTCATCCGCCGGGTGCGTCGCCGCTTCCCGCAGGGCGAAGTCGTCGCCGTCACTCATGGGGAGCTGCTGCTGTGGATGCACCTGTGGGTGCGTGGCCTGCCCTTTACGCTGGAAACGCAGTTCCTGATCAACCCCTTCCCGGAAACCGCTTCCATCACTACCCTCACCTTCACCGATGGCGTAGAAGTCCCGACGCTGACCTATTGCCGCCCTTACTGA
- a CDS encoding ketopantoate reductase family protein has protein sequence MKILIYGAGVQGSVIAARLYAAGHEVSLLARGRRLADLREHGIVLEDARTGIRSTTTVPLVEALAPTEAYDLIVVCMRKNQVADVLPVLAANKATPAVLFLGNNAAGPDAYAAALGRERVLFGFTTVGGTREGHIVRHTGGAQRIRLVIGELNGQVTPRLREIVDAFADGGIDVVISPAIDAWLKAHAALVLPLAGAVYAAGGDIYRAGHTRDAITLAVRAAREGFQALRALGFPLVPAAIQVYRWLPEPLLVLLLSRLARTAMAELAVASHANAARDEMAALDAECRVLFRRAGTPTPAWEQIMRYVDSTIPILPEGSAALPLDWRGVWLLAGGLLGILLLVVALPVLLKPWRSVRRCR, from the coding sequence ATGAAAATTCTGATCTACGGGGCCGGGGTGCAGGGCAGTGTGATCGCGGCGCGGCTTTACGCCGCCGGGCATGAGGTGAGCCTGCTGGCGCGCGGCAGGCGGCTGGCCGACCTGCGCGAGCATGGCATTGTCCTGGAGGACGCGCGTACAGGCATCCGCAGCACAACAACGGTGCCGTTGGTGGAAGCGCTGGCGCCCACCGAAGCTTATGATCTGATCGTGGTGTGCATGCGCAAGAACCAGGTGGCCGACGTGCTGCCAGTCTTGGCCGCTAACAAGGCGACTCCGGCGGTGCTGTTCCTGGGCAATAACGCCGCCGGGCCGGACGCTTACGCGGCGGCGCTGGGCCGCGAGCGGGTGCTGTTCGGCTTCACCACGGTGGGCGGCACGCGGGAGGGGCACATCGTGCGCCACACCGGCGGGGCACAACGGATCCGCCTGGTCATCGGGGAGTTGAACGGGCAGGTCACGCCGCGCCTGCGCGAGATCGTTGATGCTTTCGCCGATGGCGGGATTGATGTGGTGATCAGCCCGGCCATCGATGCCTGGCTCAAAGCGCATGCCGCGCTGGTGTTGCCGCTGGCCGGGGCGGTTTACGCCGCTGGCGGGGATATCTACCGCGCTGGACACACCCGCGACGCTATCACGCTGGCGGTGCGGGCCGCTCGTGAGGGCTTTCAGGCGCTGCGGGCGCTCGGTTTTCCACTGGTGCCAGCGGCTATTCAGGTTTACCGCTGGCTGCCGGAGCCGCTGCTGGTGCTGCTGCTCTCCCGGCTGGCCCGTACGGCCATGGCCGAGTTGGCCGTGGCCAGCCATGCCAACGCCGCCCGTGATGAGATGGCTGCGCTGGACGCTGAATGCCGGGTGCTTTTCCGGCGGGCGGGCACGCCAACCCCGGCCTGGGAGCAGATCATGCGCTATGTGGACTCGACGATCCCGATCTTGCCGGAAGGGAGCGCGGCCCTGCCACTGGACTGGCGCGGCGTCTGGTTGCTGGCGGGCGGGCTGCTGGGGATACTGCTCCTGGTGGTGGCGTTGCCGGTTTTGCTCAAGCCCTGGCGTTCTGTTCGTCGATGTAGGTGA